In Vigna unguiculata cultivar IT97K-499-35 chromosome 3, ASM411807v1, whole genome shotgun sequence, a single genomic region encodes these proteins:
- the LOC114177507 gene encoding patellin-3-like: protein MAEEASNQAPPSQESVVQVEEVVVTDVLQPADKTPPPPPTTTTTVPVERDSPPQPEPEAPEKKPVEETVTLETHLSKPNNADDSSNDEKVSEFKEESTKLSDLSENQNKALQDLKKLVQEALQSHEFSSKEEKKTPPTTASAADKEEQQQPQQQEEVVTETKTDAAPEKTEEEQVETKKEDQVETEKEEQVEKEEKKEEVKETKEDDDGAKTVEAIEETVVAVSSSVPPQAEEKASETEAKEEASPPLPPEEVSIWGVPLLADERSDVILLKFLRAREFKVKEAFTMLKNTIRWRKEFGMEELMEEKLGDELEKVVFMHGTDKEGHPVCYNIYGEFQNKDLYRKTFSDEEKREKFLRWRIQFLEKSIRKLDFNPGGICTIVQVNDLNKSPGPAKWELRQATKNALQLLQDNYPEFVAKQIFINVPWWYLAVNRMISPFLTQRSKSKFVFAGPSKSTETLLSYIAPEQLPVKYGGLSKDGEFANTDAVTEITVRAASKHTVEFPVTEKCLLSWELRVIGWEVSYGAEFVPDSEGSYTVIVQKSRKVGSSEEPVVCNSFKVGEPGKVVLTIDNTSSKKKLLLYRLKTKPSPSD, encoded by the exons ATGGCTGAAGAGGCTTCAAACCAAGCACCACCTTCTCAAGAATCTGTGGTGCAAGTGGAGGAAGTGGTGGTAACTGATGTTCTTCAGCCTGCAGACAAAACACCACCACCGCCGCCAACTACAACGACCACTGTTCCTGTCGAGAGAGATTCGCCGCCACAACCTGAGCCTGAGGCGCCGGAGAAGAAGCCTGTTGAGGAAACCGTTACTCTCGAGACTCACCTCTCCAAACCCAACAACGCCGATGACAGCAGCAATGATGAGAAAGTCTCTGAATTCAAGGAAGAAAGCACCAAACTTTCCGACCTGTCGGAAAACCAGAACAAGGCACTCCAAGACCTCAAGAAGCTCGTTCAAGAAGCACTCCAAAGTCACGAGTTTTCCtccaaagaagaaaagaagacaCCTCCAACAACGGCTTCTGCTGCTGacaaggaagaacaacaacagCCGCAGCAACAAGAAGAAGTTGTGACTGAAACTAAAACTGATGCTGCCCCAGAAAAAACCGAGGAGGAACAGGTGGAAACAAAGAAAGAGGACCAAGTCGAAACAGAGAAAGAGGAAcaagtagaaaaagaagagaagaaggaggaaGTGAAAGAAACGAAGGAAGATGATGATGGAGCAAAAACTGTGGAGGCCATTGAAGAGACCGTTGTTGCTGTCTCTTCTTCTGTTCCGCCTCAAGCTGAAGAGAAAGCTTCTGAAACGGAGGCCAAAGAGGAAGCTTCGCCGCCACTTCCACCCGAAGAAGTTTCCATTTGGGGAGTGCCACTTCTTGCTGACGAGAGGAGCGATGTGATTCTTTTGAAGTTTCTGCGCGCGAGAGAGTTTAAAGTTAAGGAGGCGTTCACCATGCTGAAGAACACGATCCGGTGGAGGAAGGAGTTTGGGATGGAGGAGCTGATGGAGGAGAAGCTGGGGGATGAGTTGGAGAAGGTGGTGTTCATGCATGGCACTGACAAGGAGGGACACCCCGTGTGTTACAACATATACGGGGAGTTCCAGAATAAGGATTTGTACAGGAAAACTTTTTCCGATGAGGAGAAGAGAGAGAAGTTCCTCAGATGGAGAATTCAGTTCCTGGAAAAGAGTATAAGGAAGTTGGATTTCAACCCTGGTGGCATTTGCACCATTGTTCAGGTCAATGACCTCAACAAATCTCCTGGACCTGCCAAGTGGGAACTAAGACAAGCCACCAAAAATGCCCTACAATTGCTTCAAGACAATTACCCTGAATTTGTAGCCAAACAG ATTTTCATTAATGTACCATGGTGGTACCTGGCAGTGAATAGGATGATAAGTCCTTTTCTTACTCAAAGGAGTAAGAGTAAGTTTGTCTTTGCTGGGCCTTCGAAATCAACAGAAACCCTTTTGAG TTACATAGCTCCGGAACAGCTTCCGGTGAAATACGGTGGATTAAGCAAAGATGGGGAATTCGCAAATACCGATGCTGTCACAGAAATCACAGTGAGGGCGGCGTCAAAGCATACCGTTGAATTTCCAGTAACTGAG AAGTGTTTACTCTCTTGGGAGCTGAGAGTAATAGGGTGGGAAGTAAGCTATGGTGCAGAATTTGTACCAGATTCAGAAGGAAGCTATACAGTAATTGTGCAGAAGAGTAGAAAGGTTGGTTCATCAGAAGAACCAGTGGTTTGCAATAGTTTTAAGGTTGGTGAACCTGGAAAAGTTGTTCTCACAATTGACAACACAAGCTCCAAGAAGAAGCTGCTCTTGTACCGATTGAAGACCAAACCTTCACCCTCAGATTGA